In a single window of the uncultured Dysgonomonas sp. genome:
- a CDS encoding alpha-L-fucosidase, with product MKKKTGLMSIMLVLITLFSCKTEVKEPTAYGALPTEQQLKWQELEYYMFIHFGPNTFTDVEWGDGKESPEVFNPTNLNTDQWAATAKAAGMKAIIITAKHHDGFCLWPSEYSTHTVRESKWKDGKGDILKDLAESCKKYGLLLGVYLSPWDQNHPAYNTPEYNQIFANTLNEVHSNYGDIFEQWFDGANDGTSKQVYDWDLFHKTVFEKHPHAIIFSDVGPGCRWVGNERGYAGETNWSMINAEGYTPGANAPDIKTLNEGLPDGKDWIPAEVDVSIRPGWFYSPATDDKVKSVSHLMDIYYSSVGRNGNLLLNVPPDRRGQIHANDSIRLMEFKEAREKALKINLAKDVKATASNTRGNSDKYSTSNLFDGDKSTYWATDDGIKTASIEVDFGKTVVFNRILLQEYIALGQRIAEFDVKYWNDKEQIWNDLTSATTIGYKRILCTPQVSSSKIKIDISKSLAEPLLNNLEVYNAPENISSIAEGEKQTSRKDVKFVIKPSKDIVTTKKKDGTILYTEKKEKPIIIEMDRESLIRGLKFTPDISGQKGTIQRYNCYYSFNGMEWKTVITNGIFNNIKNNPMTQEVLFPTAVRAKFIKIEPIVLTESNDDGYTYCTIDVIL from the coding sequence ATGAAAAAGAAGACCGGATTAATGAGCATCATGCTTGTATTGATCACTTTATTTTCCTGCAAAACCGAAGTAAAAGAGCCTACGGCTTATGGGGCATTACCTACCGAGCAACAGCTAAAATGGCAAGAGCTGGAATATTATATGTTTATCCACTTTGGCCCGAATACCTTTACTGATGTAGAATGGGGAGACGGGAAGGAAAGCCCTGAAGTATTCAATCCTACCAACCTAAATACAGACCAATGGGCTGCTACAGCTAAAGCGGCAGGAATGAAAGCAATCATAATAACCGCCAAACACCATGATGGTTTTTGCCTGTGGCCAAGTGAATACAGCACCCACACAGTACGTGAAAGCAAATGGAAAGATGGAAAAGGTGACATCTTAAAGGATTTGGCCGAATCGTGCAAAAAATACGGATTACTTTTAGGTGTTTATCTTTCTCCATGGGATCAGAATCATCCGGCTTACAATACCCCTGAGTATAATCAGATATTTGCAAATACCCTGAACGAAGTACATTCCAACTATGGTGATATATTCGAACAATGGTTCGATGGTGCAAATGATGGAACATCCAAACAGGTATATGATTGGGACCTGTTCCACAAAACAGTTTTCGAAAAGCATCCGCATGCCATAATATTCAGTGATGTGGGTCCCGGATGCCGCTGGGTCGGAAATGAGAGAGGATATGCCGGTGAAACAAACTGGTCGATGATAAATGCAGAGGGATACACTCCCGGAGCAAATGCTCCGGATATAAAAACACTGAACGAAGGATTGCCTGATGGTAAAGACTGGATCCCTGCCGAAGTAGATGTATCTATCCGTCCCGGTTGGTTCTACAGCCCGGCTACAGACGACAAGGTAAAATCTGTATCTCACCTGATGGATATATATTACTCATCGGTAGGAAGAAACGGCAACCTGCTCCTTAATGTTCCACCTGACAGAAGAGGACAAATACATGCAAACGATTCGATTCGCCTCATGGAATTTAAAGAAGCGCGGGAGAAGGCTCTTAAAATAAATCTTGCTAAAGATGTGAAAGCCACTGCAAGTAATACCCGAGGAAATTCGGATAAATATTCGACCTCGAACCTGTTCGATGGAGACAAAAGTACATATTGGGCAACTGATGATGGTATAAAAACAGCCTCGATAGAAGTTGACTTCGGGAAAACAGTCGTGTTTAATAGAATATTACTGCAAGAATATATAGCCCTCGGACAAAGAATAGCTGAATTTGACGTAAAATACTGGAACGACAAGGAGCAGATATGGAATGATTTAACCAGTGCCACGACAATAGGATATAAAAGAATCTTATGCACACCTCAGGTTTCGTCTTCAAAGATAAAGATCGACATTTCCAAATCTTTGGCCGAACCATTACTCAATAATCTGGAGGTATACAATGCCCCTGAAAATATTTCATCTATAGCCGAAGGAGAAAAACAAACTAGTAGAAAAGATGTGAAATTTGTCATCAAGCCATCGAAAGATATTGTTACTACAAAGAAGAAAGACGGGACAATTCTTTATACAGAAAAGAAGGAAAAGCCCATTATTATTGAAATGGATAGAGAGAGCTTAATCCGAGGATTGAAGTTTACACCGGATATATCCGGACAGAAAGGCACAATTCAAAGATATAATTGTTACTATAGCTTTAACGGGATGGAGTGGAAAACTGTTATTACCAACGGTATATTTAATAACATTAAGAACAATCCGATGACTCAGGAAGTTTTGTTTCCGACAGCTGTTCGTGCAAAATTTATAAAAATAGAACCTATAGTATTAACTGAGAGTAATGATGATGGATATACTTACTGTACAATTGATGTTATCCTCTAG
- a CDS encoding substrate-binding domain-containing protein, with translation MKKDNSNIRIVDIAKLAGVSTGTVDRVLHNRGRVSEEKRIKVEAILKEINYEPNLVARFLASKRSYKFAVIAPTYSEGDYWELVCDGINRAGDEMRKFNISVEYFHFNQYDRFSFLKAADKFKEKDFDGVLLATLFGELVVNLSKELDEKGIPYIYIDSDIQKQKDLAYFGGDSLGSGNIAAKLLLKEIGLDADIFIAHVRFKYKEISVQMKTREQGFMKCLSQSDYKGKIHHVEIDPDNHPAGLEKLEDILSQSDTLVGGIVLNSRIYELIALLEKAKPALRERVRLVGHDAIERNIRALKNGQISFILSQRPELQGYDAIKALANYFLFKQEPEKTNFMPIDILIKENVDYYNNYKL, from the coding sequence ATGAAAAAAGATAATAGTAATATACGAATTGTAGATATCGCTAAACTTGCAGGTGTCTCAACGGGTACTGTAGACCGTGTTCTGCATAATAGGGGACGAGTGTCGGAAGAAAAACGTATCAAAGTAGAAGCTATTCTGAAAGAAATTAATTACGAGCCTAATCTGGTAGCACGTTTTCTTGCATCGAAACGTAGTTATAAGTTCGCCGTTATCGCACCCACCTATTCGGAAGGCGATTATTGGGAGCTTGTTTGCGACGGTATAAATCGTGCAGGAGATGAGATGAGGAAATTCAATATTAGTGTCGAATATTTTCATTTCAACCAGTACGACCGTTTTTCTTTTCTGAAAGCAGCTGACAAGTTTAAAGAAAAAGATTTTGATGGTGTGCTGCTGGCCACTCTTTTCGGTGAACTGGTTGTAAACCTGTCCAAAGAACTCGATGAAAAAGGCATTCCATATATATACATTGATTCGGACATTCAAAAACAAAAAGACCTCGCATACTTTGGCGGCGATTCCTTAGGTAGTGGAAATATAGCCGCAAAACTACTCCTGAAGGAAATTGGTCTCGATGCCGATATTTTCATCGCGCATGTACGATTCAAGTATAAAGAGATATCTGTGCAAATGAAAACCCGCGAACAAGGTTTTATGAAGTGCCTTTCCCAGTCTGATTATAAAGGTAAGATACATCATGTCGAAATCGATCCGGACAACCATCCTGCCGGACTGGAAAAACTTGAGGACATCCTTTCTCAAAGCGATACTCTGGTCGGCGGCATAGTATTAAACTCCCGGATATATGAACTGATCGCCCTTCTGGAAAAAGCTAAACCGGCTTTACGCGAAAGAGTCCGGTTGGTGGGCCATGATGCCATAGAACGTAACATAAGGGCACTCAAAAACGGACAGATTTCATTTATCCTTTCTCAACGCCCCGAATTGCAGGGATATGATGCTATCAAGGCATTGGCAAATTATTTTCTGTTTAAACAAGAACCGGAGAAAACCAACTTTATGCCTATAGATATACTCATAAAAGAAAATGTAGATTATTATAACAACTATAAATTATAA
- a CDS encoding SDR family oxidoreductase, whose product MKNSLFNIDGKVVLITGGYGILGSQMSEYLASEGAKIVILGRSKEKGEALAAKIKAKGDEAMFLVSDAMNEENLVQNREEILKAYGKIDVLINAAGGNMPGATIPPDKTIFDVKVDAFKDVIDLNLFGTVIPTLVFAKAMVDNGKGNIINIASMSSFRPLTRVMGYGVAKSAVANFTEYMAGELSTKFGEGFRVNALAPGFFITEQNRNLMLNPDGSYTDRAKSVIAHTPFRRFGESEELLGAIHYLVSDASSFVNGSILVVDGGFNTFSI is encoded by the coding sequence ATGAAAAACAGCTTGTTCAATATCGACGGAAAAGTAGTCCTCATCACAGGAGGATATGGCATTTTAGGTTCGCAGATGTCAGAATATCTGGCATCGGAAGGAGCTAAAATAGTTATACTTGGTCGTTCGAAAGAAAAAGGTGAGGCTTTGGCCGCTAAGATTAAAGCCAAAGGAGACGAAGCAATGTTCCTTGTATCAGATGCCATGAATGAAGAAAATCTGGTGCAAAACAGAGAGGAAATACTTAAAGCATATGGAAAGATCGATGTACTTATAAATGCTGCCGGAGGAAATATGCCGGGAGCAACCATTCCTCCGGACAAAACAATATTCGATGTCAAGGTAGATGCATTCAAAGATGTAATCGATCTTAACCTCTTCGGTACGGTTATCCCTACCCTTGTATTTGCAAAAGCAATGGTAGACAATGGGAAAGGAAATATAATAAATATAGCATCCATGTCATCTTTCCGCCCGCTGACCCGTGTTATGGGTTACGGTGTGGCAAAATCGGCTGTGGCCAATTTTACAGAATACATGGCAGGGGAATTGTCCACGAAATTCGGTGAAGGCTTCCGCGTAAATGCTTTGGCGCCCGGTTTCTTTATCACAGAGCAAAACAGAAACCTGATGCTCAATCCCGATGGTTCATATACCGACCGTGCAAAATCGGTTATCGCACACACGCCATTCCGCCGCTTTGGTGAATCGGAAGAACTTCTGGGGGCTATCCATTATCTGGTAAGTGATGCTTCCAGTTTTGTGAATGGTTCGA